A DNA window from Pseudomonadota bacterium contains the following coding sequences:
- a CDS encoding metalloregulator ArsR/SmtB family transcription factor — translation MEISNDSTVALADAARAFAALGSEPRLQVLTTLVRAGEPGLAVGELAARCGIGGSTLTHHLRALAQAGLVTQEKRGRSIVCSATFDQVQTLSDFLLSECCEDCQGCRHTEHHRARARGH, via the coding sequence ATGGAAATTTCAAACGATTCAACTGTTGCCCTCGCCGATGCCGCCCGCGCCTTCGCCGCGCTCGGGTCCGAGCCGCGCCTGCAGGTCCTGACCACGCTGGTCCGCGCTGGCGAACCGGGCCTCGCGGTCGGCGAGCTCGCCGCGCGCTGCGGCATCGGCGGCTCCACGCTCACCCACCACCTGCGCGCGCTTGCCCAAGCGGGCCTGGTCACGCAGGAGAAGCGTGGCCGAAGCATCGTCTGTTCGGCAACGTTTGACCAGGTGCAGACCTTGTCGGACTTTCTGCTCTCCGAGTGCTGTGAAGACTGCCAGGGCTGCCGACACACTGAACACCACCGCGCCCGCGCGCGAGGACACTGA
- a CDS encoding permease has product MEHVLDRVRWVGRQMPQLDPAWWASIVVVLATAVVIPADLLPVLGNTVSNLLHTGVFIAFAVISLAWIQASGAESRIAGVFSGPEYRMILLAAVVGGLAPFCSCEIIPFIAALLTMGVPLSAVMALWLSSPLMDPAMFSITASALGLEFAVAKTLAAISLGLFGGFVVMALSRTRLVANALRPEWAPTTSCCGSGPGGGNALLEPDAQPNWRFWQDADRRAVFAKSATDNALFLFKWLLLAYLLESLMIRHLPAEWVAGAVGGEGIQPILIGALIGGPAYLNGYAAAPLLATLIEQGMVPGAAMAFALAGGVSCIPAAVAVWALVKPRVFSVYIALGLIGSVVAGLAWNAWALA; this is encoded by the coding sequence ATGGAACACGTACTCGACCGCGTCAGATGGGTCGGCCGCCAGATGCCGCAACTCGATCCCGCCTGGTGGGCGAGCATCGTGGTCGTGCTCGCCACCGCCGTGGTCATCCCGGCCGACCTGCTGCCGGTGCTCGGCAACACGGTGAGCAACCTGTTGCACACCGGTGTGTTCATCGCCTTTGCGGTGATCTCGCTCGCCTGGATTCAGGCGTCCGGCGCCGAGAGCCGCATCGCCGGCGTGTTCAGCGGCCCGGAGTACCGGATGATTCTGCTCGCTGCGGTGGTCGGTGGCCTCGCGCCATTCTGCTCGTGCGAGATCATCCCGTTCATCGCCGCGCTGCTCACGATGGGCGTGCCGCTCTCGGCGGTCATGGCGCTGTGGCTCAGCTCGCCGCTCATGGACCCGGCGATGTTCTCGATCACCGCCAGCGCGCTCGGCCTCGAGTTCGCGGTTGCCAAAACGCTCGCGGCGATCAGCCTGGGCCTGTTCGGCGGATTTGTCGTGATGGCGCTGTCGCGCACGCGCCTGGTGGCGAACGCCCTTCGGCCCGAGTGGGCCCCAACAACGAGTTGCTGCGGCAGCGGACCGGGCGGCGGCAACGCCCTGCTCGAACCGGACGCGCAACCGAACTGGCGCTTCTGGCAGGACGCCGATCGCCGTGCGGTCTTCGCCAAGTCGGCCACCGACAACGCGCTGTTCCTGTTCAAGTGGCTGCTGCTCGCCTACCTGCTCGAGTCGCTGATGATCCGCCACCTGCCGGCCGAATGGGTGGCCGGCGCGGTTGGTGGCGAGGGTATCCAGCCCATCCTGATCGGCGCGCTGATCGGCGGCCCGGCCTACCTCAACGGCTACGCGGCGGCGCCGCTGCTCGCGACCTTGATCGAACAAGGCATGGTGCCAGGCGCTGCCATGGCCTTTGCGCTCGCCGGCGGCGTGAGCTGCATCCCGGCCGCAGTGGCGGTCTGGGCACTGGTGAAACCGCGCGTGTTTTCGGTCTACATCGCGCTCGGCCTGATCGGCTCGGTGGTCGCGGGCCTCGCTTGGAACGCCTGGGCGCTCGCGTGA
- a CDS encoding TauD/TfdA family dioxygenase → MVAVSVSDDKQFLTLDTGGQTSRFHAVWLRDNAPDSATRSPGNGQRLIALRDIPADTRVADASVTAEQLTVRFEPENKVVDFNLDWLFRHAYDHPHPRTRGWLPTHTKTWDGALNARYPRADFNDLRQSRRQLRDWLAGVARFGFGTVSGGPEDPQSLMHIVKLFGHVRETNYGRHFEVRTEVNPSNLAFTGLGLQAHTDNPYRDPVPTLQILYCLENSADGGENMVVDGFRVAEALRAEHPAWFDVLADNCARFEYAGEAGVKLQARRPMIELAPDGELIGVRFNNRSTAAITDVAFDDMQTYYAAYRRFGEIVDDAAMEVRFRLEPGACFIVDNTRVLHARKAYSGVGTRWLQGCYADKDGLLSTLAALEAESA, encoded by the coding sequence ATGGTTGCCGTATCCGTCTCTGACGACAAACAGTTCCTGACCTTGGACACCGGGGGCCAGACGTCACGGTTTCACGCCGTGTGGCTGCGCGACAACGCGCCGGACAGCGCGACACGGTCACCCGGCAACGGCCAGCGCTTGATCGCGCTGCGCGACATTCCAGCCGACACGCGCGTTGCCGATGCCTCGGTCACCGCCGAGCAACTGACGGTGCGATTCGAGCCGGAAAACAAGGTGGTTGACTTCAATCTCGACTGGTTGTTTCGACACGCCTACGACCACCCTCACCCCCGCACGCGCGGCTGGTTGCCCACGCACACGAAGACCTGGGACGGCGCGCTGAATGCGCGCTACCCGCGAGCCGATTTCAACGACTTGCGCCAGTCTCGCAGGCAGTTGCGGGACTGGCTGGCCGGTGTGGCCCGCTTCGGCTTCGGCACGGTGAGCGGCGGGCCGGAGGATCCGCAGTCACTGATGCACATCGTCAAGCTGTTTGGCCACGTGCGCGAGACCAACTACGGGCGCCACTTCGAAGTGCGAACCGAGGTCAACCCGTCGAACCTGGCCTTCACCGGTCTCGGCCTGCAGGCGCACACCGACAACCCCTACCGCGATCCTGTGCCAACCCTGCAAATTCTCTATTGCCTCGAGAATTCCGCCGACGGCGGTGAAAACATGGTGGTCGACGGATTCCGTGTTGCAGAGGCACTGCGCGCGGAGCACCCGGCCTGGTTCGATGTGCTGGCAGACAATTGCGCCCGCTTCGAGTACGCCGGAGAAGCCGGAGTTAAATTGCAGGCCCGACGCCCCATGATCGAGCTCGCCCCCGACGGTGAATTGATCGGTGTGCGGTTCAACAACCGTTCGACGGCCGCCATCACGGACGTCGCCTTTGACGATATGCAAACCTACTACGCTGCCTACCGGCGCTTCGGCGAAATCGTCGACGACGCGGCGATGGAAGTGCGCTTTCGACTCGAGCCCGGTGCGTGTTTCATCGTCGACAACACGCGTGTACTGCACGCACGAAAAGCATACTCCGGTGTCGGCACCCGCTGGCTACAGGGGTGCTACGCCGACAAGGATGGCCTGTTGTCGACGCTCGCAGCACTCGAGGCCGAGAGCGCATGA
- a CDS encoding HD domain-containing protein yields the protein MSAHIADTLSADTVVDFIADIFSRCGDAEYLGEPVTMAQHMLQGATLAEKQGLDETIVVSALLHDIGHFTSEFGSFSMADTEDRYHEEAGAHVLERFFPTLVTDCVRYHVAAKRYLCATRPAYLKQLSDASVHSLNLQGGPMDEDEVRRFESNPNLKEIVLVRLLDDAGKDPDMITPDFAHFAPMVQRVVNRHCSGAG from the coding sequence ATGAGCGCTCACATCGCAGACACCCTCTCCGCCGACACCGTGGTTGATTTCATCGCCGACATCTTCTCGCGCTGCGGTGACGCGGAGTACCTTGGCGAGCCCGTGACCATGGCACAGCACATGTTGCAGGGCGCCACACTCGCCGAAAAACAGGGTTTGGACGAAACCATCGTGGTCAGTGCCCTGTTGCACGACATCGGCCATTTCACGTCCGAATTCGGCAGCTTCTCGATGGCAGACACCGAGGACCGTTACCACGAGGAGGCCGGGGCACACGTACTCGAGCGGTTCTTTCCGACGCTCGTGACCGACTGCGTGCGCTACCACGTCGCGGCCAAACGCTACCTGTGCGCCACGCGGCCTGCGTACCTAAAGCAGCTCTCCGACGCATCGGTGCACTCACTGAACCTGCAGGGCGGCCCCATGGACGAGGACGAAGTGCGGCGTTTCGAGTCGAACCCGAACCTCAAGGAAATCGTGTTGGTTCGCCTGCTCGACGACGCCGGCAAGGACCCGGACATGATCACGCCGGATTTCGCACACTTTGCGCCCATGGTTCAGCGCGTCGTGAACCGCCACTGCAGCGGCGCCGGCTAG